CCCTGCTAAGTCGACTACGTAGTTCGCGGGAGGATTACTGTGAGGACCGTCCTCGTCTCTCGTGGTCGTTCCACCGGTGGGCTGTAGTGGACGGCGGCTGTTCGACTGGTATGGTCATCGACTCCGACTCCGAGTTCGAGTTGATCCCGCTCACGGAGTTCGACCGCCTCCGCGACGCGCTCGATCGGTTCTGTGCGGGGGGCGTCGACGGTGACGACGAGCGGATCCGGTGTCGGTTCGGCGGGGCGACGTTCTCCGTCAGCCGGACGGGCGCGGTCGAGGCGGGCATGCCGCTGCACGGCTTCGAGGCCGCCGACGTCGAGGCGATCGGCGTCGACCCCGCCGCGGGGAAGCTCCTCGTCGAGACTGCAGCGGCCCGGTACGTCTTCCGCCATCCCTGACGGCGAGAGAGTCGACGACGAAAGTGCCGGTTTGAAGTACCAGCGCGGGCCTCACTCCGAGAGATGGTAGACCCGACCTCCGACCTCGACGAGGACGTCGACGAGAGCAACGCCCCGGCGTGTGTGGTCTGCGGCGAGAAGTTGATCCGCGATCCGGCCCACCACGTCGTCACCTGGGTCGCCGACGGATCGATTCAGGTGCGGCACTTCTGTAGCGAGGACTGTCGCGGCGCGTGGGACGACAGCGAGCGTTCTTGAGGCCGCTCACCAGAACCGATCGAGGGCGAGCGAGAGCATATCGGCGCTGACCGGCCGGAACTCCTCGCGTTCGGACGGCGGGAGGAAGCCGCGAACGCTGTCCCAGCTCTCCCGCGCGTAGCGTTCGTCGACCAGGACGCGGACACCGCGCTCGTCGGCCCCCCGGATCACTCGCCCCAGTGCCTGTCTGGCCTTCCGGACCGCGGGGACGAGCAGTGCGGTCCGGAAGCCGTCGCCGAACGCCCGATCGTACGCCGCCCGCACGGCCTTCGTTCGCGGGCTCGACGTGTCGACGATCGGGACGCCACAGACGACGGCCGCGGCGAGGCGGTCGCCGCGGTAGTCGACGCCCTCGGTCAGGGTTCCGCGGAGGCTCGTCACCAGCACCTTGCCGGGGCCGGCGAAGAACTCGCTTTTCAACGACTCGGTGGCGGTGTCGTCCGACGACTCGTCGAGCAGGACGGTCTTGTCGATCCGGTCGTGGAGGCGCTCGGCCAGCCAGCGCGCTTCGGCGTAGTTCGGCATCCCGACGAGGACGTTTCCGGGTGAGCGTGCGACTTCGCAGACGGCGTCGACGTACACCTCCCGCGTCTCGGAGTTCGATCCCACCGAGCCGCGGTTCTCGTAGGTGTACTTCGGCGCGTCGACGGCGAAGCTCGCACGGTGTTGCTCGGGGAAGCCGAGCCCGTAGGTCCGCTCGACGACCGGTCGGCCCGCGGCCGAGAGCGCGTCGAGCCCCGTCACCTGCCGGAAGACGGCCGTCGGTTCGAGCGTCGCGCTCATCAACACGCCGCCGCCGAACTCCCCGAGGCGGTCGGCGATCGCGTCTCCGGGGAGGCAGTTGTGGAGCGCGAGGCGGGCGTTGTAGCCGCGACGCCACTCTCTCGACCCCTCGTCCCACGTCCGTTCGAGTTCGATCTCGCGGAAGTAGTTCCCGTGGTCGAGCGAGCGCCAGGCGGTGAGGGCGTGGCCGGCGGCCGTCACTGCCCGAGAGCGGTCCTCGTCGTCGAGTTCGTCGAGGACGCGAGCGACCACTGCCCCGACGGCCTCGGCGCGGGTCCACGCGTCGAGGTGGCCCGCCTCGCGCGCCCACCGGGTAAGTTCGTCCTCATCGGTCGCAGTGGGGTCTCTGAGAGGGAGCTCGTGGTCGTCGAACGTCTCGGGCGCGTCGGCGAGCGACGCGCGCCAGTCCGGGCGTTCGCGATCGAGGTAGGCACGGACGCGTCGGTCGATCTCCTCCCGGAGTGCCTCGATCGCGTCCCGGACGGCGCGGACCTCGTCGAGAGTGACGTCCGCGTCGGCGAACCCCGCCCGGACAAGTTCGGCCCCCTCGGTCTCGTGGCCCGCGTCGTCGAACTCCAAGGGCGTGACGATCCGGTTCAGCTCCGTGGCGGCGTCCCGGAGCGTCGCGTCGCCGACGCCGTCGCTCACGAGATCCCTGACCCGTGGTTCGAGCATGTGCGCCTCGTCGCAGACGACGAACGTCGACTCGTCCAAGAGCGCACCCGTGAACGTCGCGGCCGTCGTGGGGTCGAAGGCGTGGTAGTAGTTGCCGATGACGACCTCCATCTCGGGGAGGAGCGCGCCCATCACGGAGTGGGGACAGGAGCCGCGTGAGGCCGCGAGACCCACGAGTGTCTCGGTGTCGACGAGCCCCCGGTCGTCGAACGCGAACGGGACGGCCTCGACGGGATCGCCGTCCTCGGGGAGATCTTCGAGGTAGCCCGCGTAGAAGGGACAGAACTCCGTCCCGTCGAACTCGGGCGTCTCGGGGAGATACGGCGTCGGCTCCGCGGCGGTTTCGAGGTATCGCACGCCGTCGGCCCCGGAGTCGGCGAGTCCGGTCTGTGCCCGTCGAGCCTCCTGGACGAGCGCGTTCGTGGTGGCGGGACCGTTCTCACCGGCGAGGTTGCGGGTCCGCTCGCGGAGCCCCTCACACCGCTCGTACACGTTCGTCGGGTCGACCCCGCCGGTGCGCTCGCGTGCGTACGGACAGACGTCGGCCTTGCCGACGAGCGTCAGCCCCGAGACGGGGCGCCACTCGTCGGGGAGGTTCTCGTTGATCGCGTCGAGGTCGGACTCGAACTGGCGGAGTTGCTGTTTGACGCTCGTCAGCACGACGACGCGCTCGTAGTCGGTGTCGGGGTCCCGGACGAGGTCGATCCCCGCTGTCAGGGCGAGCATCGTCTTGCCCGTCCCGCACGCGCCTTCGAGCACG
This Salinigranum marinum DNA region includes the following protein-coding sequences:
- a CDS encoding DUF7576 family protein; protein product: MVDPTSDLDEDVDESNAPACVVCGEKLIRDPAHHVVTWVADGSIQVRHFCSEDCRGAWDDSERS
- a CDS encoding ATP-dependent DNA helicase, whose translation is MQWEEVFGHDSPYPEQVDGIETAIETARRGGFTVLEGACGTGKTMLALTAGIDLVRDPDTDYERVVVLTSVKQQLRQFESDLDAINENLPDEWRPVSGLTLVGKADVCPYARERTGGVDPTNVYERCEGLRERTRNLAGENGPATTNALVQEARRAQTGLADSGADGVRYLETAAEPTPYLPETPEFDGTEFCPFYAGYLEDLPEDGDPVEAVPFAFDDRGLVDTETLVGLAASRGSCPHSVMGALLPEMEVVIGNYYHAFDPTTAATFTGALLDESTFVVCDEAHMLEPRVRDLVSDGVGDATLRDAATELNRIVTPLEFDDAGHETEGAELVRAGFADADVTLDEVRAVRDAIEALREEIDRRVRAYLDRERPDWRASLADAPETFDDHELPLRDPTATDEDELTRWAREAGHLDAWTRAEAVGAVVARVLDELDDEDRSRAVTAAGHALTAWRSLDHGNYFREIELERTWDEGSREWRRGYNARLALHNCLPGDAIADRLGEFGGGVLMSATLEPTAVFRQVTGLDALSAAGRPVVERTYGLGFPEQHRASFAVDAPKYTYENRGSVGSNSETREVYVDAVCEVARSPGNVLVGMPNYAEARWLAERLHDRIDKTVLLDESSDDTATESLKSEFFAGPGKVLVTSLRGTLTEGVDYRGDRLAAAVVCGVPIVDTSSPRTKAVRAAYDRAFGDGFRTALLVPAVRKARQALGRVIRGADERGVRVLVDERYARESWDSVRGFLPPSEREEFRPVSADMLSLALDRFW